A window of the Streptomyces finlayi genome harbors these coding sequences:
- a CDS encoding nucleotidyl transferase AbiEii/AbiGii toxin family protein, whose protein sequence is MPELHTRLLADVIALGSPYPLVLTGGYAVRAHRLVNRPSQDLDVATENPAPMADIAATLRAGLEARGWKVHALETAPLSARFTVTDPATGQECEVDILKEIFWRPVTQSRYGPVLAEEDVIGTKVRALADRGAPRDLIDVFVASRRWSNVELEEFGRRHARGRFEREDLRSNLTGAEWTDDEAFTAYGLDEATISALRIWAL, encoded by the coding sequence ATGCCGGAGTTGCACACGCGGCTCCTGGCGGATGTGATCGCGCTCGGTTCCCCGTATCCACTGGTTCTCACCGGTGGATACGCCGTGCGGGCACACCGCCTCGTGAACCGCCCCAGCCAGGACCTCGACGTCGCCACCGAGAACCCTGCGCCCATGGCCGACATCGCCGCCACGCTCCGCGCCGGCCTGGAAGCCCGCGGCTGGAAGGTGCACGCGCTGGAGACCGCCCCGCTATCCGCCCGCTTCACCGTGACCGACCCGGCCACCGGGCAGGAATGCGAAGTCGACATCCTCAAGGAGATCTTCTGGCGGCCGGTCACTCAAAGCCGGTACGGGCCTGTCCTCGCGGAGGAGGACGTGATTGGGACCAAAGTCCGCGCCCTCGCCGACCGCGGGGCGCCCCGCGACCTGATCGACGTGTTCGTGGCCTCCCGCCGCTGGAGCAATGTCGAGCTCGAGGAGTTCGGCCGCCGCCATGCCCGAGGCCGCTTCGAGCGCGAGGATCTCCGGTCGAACCTCACGGGCGCCGAGTGGACCGACGACGAAGCCTTCACCGCCTACGGCCTGGACGAGGCCACCATCAGTGCTCTCCGCATATGGGCCTTGTAG
- a CDS encoding transposase family protein, whose translation MPSGARGPCVHAVEHTEPSHRSTVASCSGLDPGRRTWLCPCLPHGTAGPLTPRAWCLQPLGDRPGRHSHQRVGLCRRHECGCRHRSRRASDPRAKRRCACSRWASAGPTGRACGLADRAYQGAGATVRTPYYHHREQPDHYQQFNRDHARLRAPGERAFAQLKSWRLLRRARCSTRRISTIVQAIHTLLICNYSG comes from the coding sequence GTGCCTAGCGGCGCTCGGGGGCCTTGTGTACATGCTGTGGAGCACACGGAGCCTTCTCACCGCAGCACCGTGGCATCGTGTAGTGGTCTTGACCCTGGCCGCCGTACTTGGCTATGTCCTTGCCTACCTCACGGGACAGCCGGTCCTCTCACGCCCCGTGCATGGTGCCTTCAACCCCTCGGAGACCGCCCAGGTCGTCACAGCCATCAGCGCGTTGGCCTCTGCCGTCGGCATGAGTGCGGCTGCCGTCATCGGAGCCGTCGCGCTTCTGATCCACGCGCGAAACGACGCTGCGCGTGTTCGCGCTGGGCTTCCGCCGGCCCCACCGGCAGAGCCTGCGGCCTCGCCGACCGCGCCTATCAGGGTGCCGGCGCCACCGTCCGCACCCCGTACTACCACCACCGCGAACAGCCCGATCACTACCAGCAGTTCAACCGCGACCACGCCCGACTGAGAGCCCCGGGCGAACGTGCCTTCGCCCAGTTGAAGTCCTGGCGACTACTCCGGCGAGCCAGATGTTCCACCCGCCGCATCAGCACGATCGTCCAGGCCATCCATACGCTGCTGATCTGCAACTATTCAGGATGA